CTCAGCCGTCTGATTCGCGTGTCGAGTTCATCCTTCCAGCGCGCCGACAGCGTCTGCCAGTCGGCAACCGTCGGCGTGCGTCCCTGCGGCAGGGAGGCAAATGCCGTCTGGATTTCCGAAAGCGGAATGCCGACACGTTGCGCCACCTTGACGATGCCGAGCCGGCGAAGAACATCGCGTCCGTAGCGCCGCTGGTTGCCGCGCGTGCGGATACTCGAGATCAGCCCCTTGGCCTCATAGAAATGCAGCGCCGAGACGGCAAGACCACTGCGTTGCGCCACTTCGCCGACCGTCAGAAGCCTGCCGAGCGGCGTTGCGGAAATCCTATTCATCGCCTATTGACCTCAATATTAGTTGAGGTTTTATAACCCCTCCTCCCCGCGCCGTAAAGCGCGAGGCGCAGGAAGGAACGACGGTGAGATCATCCGGTCGATGCAAGCTGAATTGATGGCATGGGCGCTTGCCCGCCCCGCACTGATCGCCCCTGCCGATATTGCCGCTTAAAAGCAAGCGCTCGGGTTCCGTTCCCGGCAGGTACGGAACCTCGGAAAACACCCGGACAGGACCTCGTCCGGGTGTTTTTTCATCTGCGATCCCTTTGCAATTTTGCGGTTGCGGCAAGAAAACCCCGATGATAGTTTTCGCCGAAATAACAGGGGAGCTCCGTGTCGCCGGGGCTGAGATGCGAGGCGCAGGCCTCCGAACCCTTCTAAGCTGATCTGGGTAATGCCAGCGGAGCGAGGTCCAAATGTATTTCGGCGCACAAGTGTCACTCTACTCGACGTCCGGCAATTCCGCCGGCATTCCTATCGATGCCGTCGAGGCAATCGCCCCCAATCGCGGCAGGCTGCGCATCGAGATCGATGTCCTCGACAGGTTTGCGGGGACGGCCCGACGAATGCCTGAAATCGAACGCCGATGACATCCCCACGACCATCGGATTCGCGCCTTGCGACGCTCTATCTCGCCGTATACCGGGCAATGCCCGCCCTGCTCGCAGGCCTTGCCTTCCTGGCGGCATGGGAACTCTATGTCGATCTTTCCGGCATCAAACCGTCCATTCTGCCGGCGCCTTCGCGCATCCTTGTCCAGGGCTGGCTGAACCGAGAGGGGCTGATGTCAAACACCTGGCCGACGCTCGGCGCGACACTCGGCGGTTTCGCTCTCTCGCTCGCCTTCGCCTTCGCCTCTTCGATCCTGATGGATTTCATGCCGTTCATGCGCCGGGCACTGCTGCCGATCTTCATTGCCAGTCAGACCCTGCCGCTAGTGGCGATCGCACCCCTCGTCGTTCTCTGGTTCGGTTTCGGCCTTTTGCCGAAGATATTGCTGGTGGCCCTCGTCACCTTCTTCCCGCTGCTCGTCGCCCTGCTTCAGGGCTATGAGGCGACCGATCGCGACATTGCCGAGCTCTTGAATTCGATGAAAGCGAGCCGCTGGCGCATTTTCCGCCTGGCGCGGTTTCCCTCGTCGCTGCCCTATTTCTTCGCCGGCCTCCGAATCTCGATCACCTATGCCGTCGTCGGCGCAATCTTTGCCGAATATGCCGGCGCTGCAAGCGGCCTCGGCATTTATATCCTCAACGCCAAGAACAATTTCCGTCCCGATCTCGTGCTCGCCGCCGTGATCGTCAGCGCTCTCTTGACGCTCTGCCTCTTCGCGCTGACGCTGGTTATCCAGCGTTTCGTCATGCCCTGGCAGCCATCCCAGGAGCGGCGCCGATGACCGGTCAGATGCTTGAGCTGCGCAACATCTCGAAATCCTTCGACGGCATGAAGGTTCTGGGCGGCATTTCACTCACCGTCGCAAACGGCGAGTTCGTCTCGATCGTCGGCCCATCCGGCTCCGGAAAATCGACCGTGCTGAGACTGCTGACACAGGCGCTGCGGCCTGATTCCGGCGCCATGCTTTTCAACGGTGCAGCGCTGGAACAGACGCCGCATTCCTTTGCCTTCATGCCGCAACGCGATGCGCTGATGCCCTGGCGCCGGATCATCGATAATGCCGCGCTCGGCCTGGAAGTGAAGGGCATGAGTCGTCGGGCGGCCCGCGCCGCTGTCGCGCCCCTCTTCGAGCGGTTCGGCCTTGCCGGCTTCGAGCATCACTACCCCGCCTCTCTTTCCGGCGGCATGCGCCAGCGTGCTGCACTGCTGCGCACCGTCATCCAGAAGCAGGACATGCTGCTGCTCGACGAGCCTTTCGGCGCGCTCGATGCGCTGACCCGCACACAGATCCAGGAGTGGCTGCAAGGCATGTGGACCGAACATCGCTGGACGGCGCTGCTAATCACGCACGATGTCCGCGAGGCCGTTTTCCTCTCCGATCGGATTTACGTGCTGTCTGCCCGCCCGGCCCGCGTCATCCGCGAATTCCGTGTCCCCCTGCCCCGCCCGAGAAGCATCGCCGATGTCGGCTCACCCGCGGCTCAGGCAATCGAGACTGAAATCCTGCAAACCCTGCTGCATCCGCTAGAACAGGATGATATTAGGCCAGTCGGCCCAAAATCCGAATCCTGTTCCAATCTAAAGAGTTAGAGCCTGATGTCGTTCGAAAACCGGACTTTTCGGCGTCATGCTCTAACGACCTGAGGAGGTCACCATGCCGCTTCTCACCCGCCGCCAGACGATTCTCGCCGCCATCGCAACAAGCCTCGCCGGCCGCGCCGCCTTTGCCCAACCGGCCCCCGCCAAGGTTCGCATCGCGCTCGACTGGACGCCCAACACCAACCACATCGGCATCTACGTCGCCAAGGCGAAGGGCTTCTACACGGCCGCCGGCCTCGATGTCGAAATTCTACCCTTTACCGACACCAGCGCCGGCACGCTGGTGTCGAACGGGGTCGCCGATTTCGGCATCAGCAGCGAGATCGAGGCACTGACCCAGCGGGCTGGCGGCGGTGACGTGAAGATGGTCTACGGCGTCGTCCAGA
This DNA window, taken from Rhizobium etli CFN 42, encodes the following:
- the soxR gene encoding redox-sensitive transcriptional activator SoxR, which gives rise to MNRISATPLGRLLTVGEVAQRSGLAVSALHFYEAKGLISSIRTRGNQRRYGRDVLRRLGIVKVAQRVGIPLSEIQTAFASLPQGRTPTVADWQTLSARWKDELDTRIRRLSLLRDRLTGCIGCGCLSIESCPLRNPFDRLGEEGPGPRLLESENEV
- a CDS encoding ABC transporter ATP-binding protein is translated as MTGQMLELRNISKSFDGMKVLGGISLTVANGEFVSIVGPSGSGKSTVLRLLTQALRPDSGAMLFNGAALEQTPHSFAFMPQRDALMPWRRIIDNAALGLEVKGMSRRAARAAVAPLFERFGLAGFEHHYPASLSGGMRQRAALLRTVIQKQDMLLLDEPFGALDALTRTQIQEWLQGMWTEHRWTALLITHDVREAVFLSDRIYVLSARPARVIREFRVPLPRPRSIADVGSPAAQAIETEILQTLLHPLEQDDIRPVGPKSESCSNLKS
- a CDS encoding ABC transporter permease; its protein translation is MTSPRPSDSRLATLYLAVYRAMPALLAGLAFLAAWELYVDLSGIKPSILPAPSRILVQGWLNREGLMSNTWPTLGATLGGFALSLAFAFASSILMDFMPFMRRALLPIFIASQTLPLVAIAPLVVLWFGFGLLPKILLVALVTFFPLLVALLQGYEATDRDIAELLNSMKASRWRIFRLARFPSSLPYFFAGLRISITYAVVGAIFAEYAGAASGLGIYILNAKNNFRPDLVLAAVIVSALLTLCLFALTLVIQRFVMPWQPSQERRR